One segment of Pseudodesulfovibrio sp. 5S69 DNA contains the following:
- a CDS encoding nuclear transport factor 2 family protein, which translates to MMNLHPTVKAYFDAANRQDADALLACFTPDAVVEDENNRYAGHAAIRAWKEESFAKYRPVQEPRSATENGAVVSVVTTVSGDFPGSPVDLLHEFTLAGDAVARLKITLA; encoded by the coding sequence ATGATGAATCTGCACCCCACAGTAAAGGCGTATTTCGATGCCGCCAACAGGCAGGACGCCGATGCGCTGCTGGCCTGTTTCACCCCCGACGCGGTGGTCGAGGACGAAAACAACCGGTACGCCGGGCACGCGGCCATCCGCGCCTGGAAGGAGGAGAGCTTCGCCAAATACCGCCCGGTCCAGGAGCCGCGTTCGGCGACGGAAAACGGTGCCGTGGTATCGGTGGTCACCACCGTGTCCGGGGACTTTCCCGGCAGCCCGGTGGACCTACTGCACGAATTCACCCTCGCGGGTGATGCCGTCGCGCGGCTGAAGATCACCCTGGCCTAG
- a CDS encoding TIGR00341 family protein, with the protein MALRVIEVVTPRADKDEVKKSLEEHQTDAGYVFWASPLDDGESLAFRVVLDVAETGNVMDELEELFAWTDKYRIVVYPAEATLPRLDKLAKEEEKKSDLFPEEDKGGQAAISREELYADVLDTTLLSKNYVMLVLFSSLVGIIGLLRDNVAIIIGAMVLAPLLGPNVGLSLATTLGDAKLSRESLKTLAVGVALCFALSAGAGLLLGLPEMTHELAVRSMTSYSDIILAMVSGAAGIITVTLGVPTSLVGVMVALSLLPPLIACGLFLGAGLLPEAGGAGLLFAANIICLNLAGVGTFLVQGIRPLSWYEKERAKKATLKAALIWTVLLAALIGLMFLKTH; encoded by the coding sequence ATGGCATTGCGCGTTATCGAAGTCGTCACGCCCCGAGCGGACAAGGACGAGGTCAAGAAATCCCTGGAGGAGCACCAGACCGACGCAGGTTACGTGTTCTGGGCCTCGCCGCTCGACGACGGCGAATCCCTGGCCTTCCGCGTGGTCCTGGATGTGGCCGAGACCGGGAACGTCATGGACGAGCTGGAAGAGCTGTTCGCCTGGACCGACAAGTATCGCATCGTGGTCTATCCCGCCGAGGCGACCCTGCCGAGGCTGGACAAGCTGGCCAAGGAGGAGGAGAAGAAGTCCGATCTCTTCCCCGAGGAGGACAAGGGCGGCCAGGCGGCCATCAGCCGCGAGGAGCTGTACGCCGACGTCCTGGACACGACCCTGCTTTCCAAGAATTACGTCATGCTCGTCCTGTTCTCCTCCCTGGTGGGCATCATCGGGCTCTTGCGCGACAACGTGGCCATCATCATCGGGGCCATGGTCCTGGCCCCGCTGCTCGGCCCCAACGTGGGCCTTTCCCTGGCCACCACGCTGGGCGACGCCAAGCTCAGCAGGGAATCCCTCAAGACCCTGGCCGTGGGCGTGGCCCTGTGCTTCGCCCTGTCCGCCGGGGCCGGGCTGCTCCTGGGTCTGCCCGAGATGACCCACGAGCTGGCCGTGCGCAGCATGACCTCCTATTCCGACATCATCCTGGCCATGGTTTCGGGCGCGGCCGGGATCATCACCGTCACCCTGGGCGTGCCCACCTCCCTGGTCGGGGTCATGGTCGCCCTGTCCCTGCTCCCGCCGCTCATCGCCTGCGGCCTGTTCCTCGGCGCGGGGCTCCTGCCCGAGGCGGGCGGCGCGGGCCTGCTCTTCGCGGCCAACATCATCTGCCTCAACCTGGCCGGGGTCGGCACCTTCCTGGTCCAGGGCATCCGCCCTCTGTCATGGTATGAAAAGGAGCGCGCAAAAAAGGCCACCCTGAAGGCGGCCTTGATCTGGACGGTGCTCCTGGCCGCGCTCATCGGCCTGATGTTCCTCAAGACGCACTAG
- a CDS encoding methyl-accepting chemotaxis protein — MSIKYKILLPTIPLVLLIGCIGFFLLTGRFGELRTSFAEMLVGNAAKTLEQNTEEAAVRAEEEAALFSRLPAVIRAFTLAHQGNIGDEADPVVQSAREALREDLAPALNGYKEAMGEKLRLHFHLPNGRSLARMWRDKQAKRNGKWVDVSDDISSFRKTVLDVNRDGKPRRGIEPGRGGFAIRGLVAVKDASGNQLGSVEVLKSYGDVFKLFKDEEGSFYTLYMDASLLPTTTNLQDPAKYPLVGKAYVRVAGKENAELDGRVTPEQLRKAVDGQYVDIEGNYAVAYLPVKDYQGKPIGVITLARDISVQNAILDGAVVLVLILFGLAVVVPILSLLGVMRYAVFRPLKRIRDLAEQVSRGNLAQGKPVTSRDEIGAIHRSVSRIPVNLTALIDDCEATAREVARGVVRARGDADRYEGAYAQLIRSMNRVADTYTATFDSFPFPIFTVDREHNLLFVNKNAEEIAGRDREELLGTPCSGVFNTDICRTDDCVCTQAMRAMDRVVGSTRGKLEAGDVDIKGYASPLLDEQKRVVGALEVIVDQTDILDSQRKMRHAADQAGRLSERMTSASQQLSERVEESREGAEEQSARATETATAMEEMNATVLEVARNANEAARNAEQAEGQARAGRDVVDKVVSSVNEVRELASLLRDNMGELGGQADDIGRVMTVINDIADQTNLLALNAAIEAARAGDAGRGFAVVADEVRKLAEKTMVATTEVGSAIGAIQAMAQRNVAETDKVAHVVETCTSLAEEAGESLAEIVSFSRDSVRQVQGIAAAAEEQSATSEQITQATEDMHRISENTSRAMAQSAQACRELTAIARELDGLINELGSA; from the coding sequence ATGAGCATCAAGTATAAAATCCTGTTGCCGACCATTCCGCTGGTGTTGCTGATCGGGTGTATCGGCTTCTTCCTGCTGACCGGCCGGTTCGGCGAACTGCGGACCTCGTTCGCCGAGATGTTGGTGGGCAACGCGGCCAAGACCCTGGAGCAGAACACCGAGGAGGCGGCGGTGCGGGCCGAGGAAGAGGCGGCCCTGTTCAGCCGTCTGCCCGCGGTCATCCGGGCCTTTACCCTGGCGCACCAGGGGAATATCGGCGACGAGGCCGACCCGGTGGTGCAGAGCGCCAGAGAGGCCCTGCGCGAAGATCTCGCGCCCGCCCTGAACGGCTACAAGGAGGCCATGGGCGAAAAGCTCAGGCTCCACTTCCATCTGCCCAACGGGCGCAGCCTGGCGCGCATGTGGCGCGACAAGCAGGCCAAGCGCAACGGCAAGTGGGTGGATGTGTCCGACGATATTTCCAGTTTCCGCAAGACCGTCCTGGACGTGAACCGCGACGGCAAGCCCCGCCGGGGCATTGAGCCCGGACGAGGCGGCTTCGCCATCCGGGGCCTGGTGGCGGTCAAGGACGCCTCGGGCAACCAGCTCGGTTCCGTGGAGGTGCTCAAGAGCTACGGCGACGTCTTCAAGCTCTTCAAGGACGAGGAGGGCAGCTTCTACACCCTGTACATGGACGCCTCCCTGCTGCCGACCACCACCAATCTCCAGGATCCCGCCAAGTATCCCCTGGTCGGCAAGGCCTATGTCCGCGTGGCGGGCAAGGAGAACGCCGAACTGGACGGCCGGGTCACGCCCGAGCAACTGCGCAAGGCCGTTGACGGCCAGTACGTGGACATCGAGGGCAACTACGCCGTGGCCTACCTGCCGGTGAAGGATTACCAGGGCAAGCCCATCGGCGTGATCACCCTGGCCCGCGACATCTCGGTCCAGAACGCCATCCTGGACGGCGCCGTGGTCCTGGTCCTGATCCTCTTCGGCCTGGCCGTGGTCGTGCCCATCCTCTCCCTGCTCGGGGTCATGCGCTACGCCGTGTTCCGGCCCCTGAAGCGCATCCGCGACCTGGCCGAACAGGTCTCGCGCGGCAACCTGGCCCAGGGCAAACCCGTGACCAGCCGTGACGAGATCGGCGCCATCCACCGGTCCGTCAGCCGCATCCCGGTCAACCTGACCGCGCTCATCGACGACTGCGAGGCCACGGCCCGCGAGGTCGCGCGCGGCGTGGTCCGCGCCCGGGGCGACGCCGACCGCTACGAGGGAGCCTACGCCCAGCTTATCAGGAGCATGAACAGGGTGGCCGACACCTACACCGCGACCTTCGATTCCTTCCCGTTCCCGATCTTCACCGTGGACCGCGAGCACAACCTGCTCTTCGTCAACAAGAACGCCGAGGAGATCGCCGGGCGCGACCGTGAGGAGCTTCTGGGCACCCCGTGCAGCGGCGTGTTCAATACCGACATCTGCCGGACCGACGATTGCGTCTGCACCCAGGCCATGCGGGCCATGGACCGGGTCGTGGGCTCCACCAGGGGCAAGCTCGAGGCGGGCGACGTGGACATCAAGGGCTATGCCAGCCCCCTGCTCGACGAGCAGAAGCGGGTGGTCGGCGCCCTGGAAGTCATCGTGGACCAGACCGACATCCTCGACTCCCAACGCAAGATGCGGCACGCCGCCGACCAGGCGGGCAGGCTGTCCGAGCGCATGACCTCCGCCTCGCAGCAGCTCTCCGAGCGCGTGGAGGAGTCCCGCGAGGGGGCCGAGGAGCAGAGCGCCCGCGCCACCGAGACGGCCACGGCCATGGAGGAGATGAACGCCACCGTGCTCGAGGTCGCCCGCAACGCCAACGAGGCCGCCCGGAATGCGGAACAGGCCGAGGGCCAGGCCCGTGCCGGGCGCGACGTGGTGGACAAGGTGGTCTCCTCGGTCAACGAGGTCCGGGAACTCGCCTCCCTGCTCCGGGACAACATGGGCGAACTCGGCGGCCAGGCCGACGACATAGGCCGGGTCATGACCGTGATCAACGACATCGCGGACCAGACCAACCTGCTGGCGCTCAACGCGGCCATCGAGGCCGCCCGCGCGGGCGACGCCGGGCGCGGGTTCGCCGTGGTCGCCGACGAGGTCCGCAAGCTGGCCGAGAAGACCATGGTGGCCACCACCGAGGTGGGCAGCGCCATCGGGGCCATTCAGGCCATGGCCCAGCGCAACGTCGCCGAGACCGACAAGGTGGCCCACGTGGTCGAGACCTGCACCTCCCTGGCCGAAGAGGCGGGCGAATCCCTGGCCGAGATCGTCAGCTTCTCGCGCGATTCCGTGCGCCAGGTCCAGGGGATCGCCGCCGCGGCCGAGGAGCAGTCCGCCACCTCGGAGCAGATCACCCAGGCCACCGAGGACATGCACCGCATCTCCGAGAACACCAGCCGGGCCATGGCCCAGTCCGCACAGGCCTGCCGCGAACTGACCGCCATCGCCCGGGAACTCGACGGCCTGATCAACGAACTCGGCTCGGCCTAG
- a CDS encoding acyltransferase family protein, producing the protein MITGYFLVNSSFKFEKLLKIWVSVFTYSFPIYLIFLSIGVVDFHIKQAIVSFFPIIFNTYWFITTYVLLYVFSPFINIFIRAIDKRTHLYVIMVLTFVWSVVPTFTPASLNFSAMAWFSTLYIIGAYLRLYPNIKMTRVSLTVPVVCYLFVLSSIVVFDFAGLKARFFGIHATYFVGMNKLPIVVCAVTLFIAFKNLKLSNIKLINIISSSMLGVYLIHGNQFIRKVLWIDVFKNYQYYESDILILHAVISILFVFFACIAIDLIKQKTIDKSVFRLLRTIVDSKLIFFLWRHCIKVVEMYKCTPKELQVDDK; encoded by the coding sequence TTGATAACTGGATACTTTTTAGTCAACTCATCATTTAAATTTGAAAAGCTATTGAAAATATGGGTATCTGTTTTCACCTATTCATTCCCTATCTACCTTATTTTTTTATCCATTGGAGTGGTAGACTTCCATATTAAGCAAGCCATAGTTAGTTTTTTCCCGATTATATTCAATACGTATTGGTTCATTACGACCTACGTGTTGCTTTATGTCTTTTCGCCATTCATTAACATATTCATAAGGGCTATTGATAAGAGAACCCATCTATATGTGATCATGGTGCTAACTTTTGTGTGGTCTGTTGTTCCAACATTTACACCAGCGAGTTTAAATTTCTCAGCAATGGCGTGGTTTTCTACACTCTACATTATAGGCGCATATTTAAGATTATATCCAAATATAAAAATGACTAGAGTCAGTTTAACTGTTCCGGTAGTGTGTTACCTTTTTGTTTTATCGTCTATAGTTGTTTTTGACTTTGCTGGCCTTAAAGCTAGATTTTTTGGGATCCATGCCACATATTTCGTCGGCATGAACAAACTCCCTATAGTTGTTTGCGCAGTTACGCTGTTTATAGCGTTTAAAAATTTGAAACTTAGCAATATTAAATTGATTAATATTATTTCTTCTTCCATGCTTGGTGTTTATTTAATACACGGCAATCAGTTTATAAGAAAGGTTTTGTGGATTGATGTTTTCAAAAATTATCAATATTATGAATCTGATATTCTCATATTGCATGCAGTGATTTCGATTTTGTTTGTTTTTTTTGCGTGCATTGCTATCGATTTAATAAAACAAAAAACAATAGATAAGTCAGTTTTTCGTTTGTTGAGAACGATTGTAGATTCAAAATTAATATTTTTTCTATGGCGACACTGCATCAAAGTAGTTGAAATGTATAAGTGTACACCAAAAGAATTACAGGTTGACGATAAATGA
- the nuoH gene encoding NADH-quinone oxidoreductase subunit NuoH, protein MGEDFLLGLTVLIIKSAVVLLVVLTLAAYMVLFERKLLGRMQLRYGPNRVGPYGSLQLLADGVKLLLKEDLVPDGADRVLFFLAPGILTFTTLAVFALVPFGETIHLFGRAVPLVIGDTDIGVLVFLALSSIGVYSVALGGWASNNKFSLIGSVRGVAQMISYELPLSLSLVPVFMLAGSLSLTDIVDAQASYPFIVVQPVAALIFFVCGLAESKRIPFDIPEGENELQAGFHTEYSGMRFALFFLGEYVNMILLGALMAVFFLGGWRGPWLPGPVWLLLKILIVPFLLIWTRGTLPRLRYDQLMHFCWKVLMPLALVNVLVTGAVMAALG, encoded by the coding sequence ATGGGCGAAGATTTTCTGCTCGGCTTGACGGTACTGATCATCAAAAGCGCGGTGGTGCTCCTGGTGGTCCTGACCCTGGCCGCGTACATGGTCCTGTTCGAACGCAAGCTGCTCGGGCGGATGCAACTGCGCTACGGTCCCAACCGCGTGGGGCCCTACGGCTCCCTGCAACTGCTGGCCGACGGCGTCAAACTGCTGCTCAAGGAGGATCTGGTCCCGGACGGCGCGGACCGGGTGCTCTTTTTCCTGGCGCCCGGCATCCTGACCTTCACCACCCTGGCCGTGTTCGCCCTGGTCCCCTTCGGCGAAACCATCCATCTTTTCGGCCGCGCCGTGCCCCTGGTCATCGGCGACACGGACATCGGGGTCCTGGTTTTTCTGGCCCTGTCGTCCATCGGCGTGTACAGCGTGGCCCTGGGCGGCTGGGCCTCCAACAACAAGTTCTCGCTCATCGGGTCCGTGCGCGGCGTGGCCCAGATGATCAGCTACGAGCTGCCCCTGTCTCTGTCCCTGGTCCCGGTGTTTATGCTCGCCGGGTCGCTCAGTCTGACCGACATCGTCGACGCCCAGGCGAGCTATCCCTTCATCGTGGTCCAGCCCGTGGCCGCCCTGATCTTCTTCGTCTGCGGCCTGGCCGAGTCCAAGCGCATCCCGTTCGACATCCCCGAGGGCGAGAACGAACTCCAGGCCGGATTCCACACCGAGTACAGCGGCATGCGCTTCGCCTTGTTCTTCCTGGGCGAGTATGTGAACATGATCCTGCTCGGCGCGCTCATGGCCGTCTTCTTCCTGGGCGGCTGGCGCGGCCCGTGGCTCCCCGGTCCGGTCTGGCTGCTGCTCAAGATCCTGATCGTCCCCTTCCTGCTCATCTGGACCCGCGGCACCCTGCCCAGGCTGCGCTACGACCAGCTCATGCACTTCTGCTGGAAGGTCCTCATGCCGCTGGCCCTGGTCAACGTCCTCGTCACCGGCGCGGTCATGGCCGCTCTGGGCTGA
- the nuoG gene encoding NADH-quinone oxidoreductase subunit NuoG, with protein sequence MPRLIIDGREVEVAVGTKVIDAAESLGIMIPRFCYLKSLGAVGACRMCAVKFLEGHKKDLDMSCMVDARDGMVVSTDHPDAMAFRAQIIEWLMLDHPHDCPICDEGGHCLLQDTTVSGGHSLRNYRGPKRTYENQYLGPLIEHEMNRCIHCYRCVRFYREYAGGTDFGTFGIAGRVTYQRFEPGRLESPFSGNLGEICPTGTLTDKPSRYRARRWDLERKPSVCAHCSLGCNTLPAVRYREVLRVENRFNEAVNGDFLCDRGRYGFGYASMPDRPRTALVDGRPVSPEEAATAAMDRLKAVIASHGPESVAVHASSRCTVEDLLAARRLADGLGVPAPSFFLTEDERLACLNAAAGLDVDLAWNMEQVRKADMVLVLGADPLREAPMAALAIRQAARAGAVVGVLDPRPVDLPCEAVKLSVPRRLLPVALATLLGRAFTEADFQGEALAFWRELQSVTEGRAGDFSEWNGELDPVAHALARAERPVVVCSAAAMPAQWPTLAAGVARLLRRTGTEDQTEVRSGLFCLLPRADSLGAALLAGGDGPSLEGRMLPAEEGKAAKALVCIGADPLGEYPGGQAIEAAVGKLDLLVCMDCAPSATWSRAQVALPLNTIFETGGCLVDNHGLLQRAEPVFAGGLPVIQDGHGSHPPRTLGAGIPGNDPRGAAGWADLLLSDAAEPETVSPAEGRLRTAMAEASAERGVPILPSTAPVRFASLDWLAPFVAAGQEEGRCDVLVSGSTFGADRLANLGEPGHTLLPEPCVFMHPEDAAAMHFEEGQTILIPLAQGVARNVLRCRPDMARNTVVLPKAPGTGWQSAGGMAVTISMNRLWREQGDEDRAAMARADTDDSCPGGNL encoded by the coding sequence ATGCCCAGGCTGATTATTGACGGGCGCGAGGTGGAGGTGGCCGTGGGCACCAAGGTTATCGACGCCGCCGAAAGCCTGGGGATCATGATCCCCCGGTTCTGCTACCTCAAGTCCCTGGGCGCGGTCGGGGCCTGCCGCATGTGCGCGGTCAAATTTCTGGAAGGGCACAAGAAGGACCTGGACATGAGCTGCATGGTCGACGCGCGCGACGGCATGGTCGTGTCCACCGACCACCCGGACGCCATGGCCTTCCGGGCCCAGATCATCGAGTGGCTGATGCTCGACCATCCCCACGACTGCCCCATCTGCGACGAGGGCGGGCACTGCCTGCTTCAGGACACCACCGTGTCCGGCGGCCATTCCCTGCGCAACTACAGGGGGCCCAAGCGGACCTATGAGAACCAGTATCTCGGCCCGCTCATCGAGCACGAGATGAACCGCTGCATCCACTGCTACCGCTGCGTGCGTTTCTACCGGGAATACGCCGGGGGCACGGACTTCGGAACCTTCGGCATCGCCGGGCGGGTGACTTATCAACGTTTCGAGCCGGGCAGGCTGGAATCGCCGTTCTCCGGTAATCTGGGCGAGATCTGCCCCACCGGCACCCTGACCGACAAGCCGTCCCGGTACCGCGCCCGGCGCTGGGACCTGGAGCGCAAGCCGTCGGTCTGCGCGCACTGCTCGCTCGGCTGCAACACCCTGCCCGCCGTGCGCTACCGCGAAGTCCTGCGCGTGGAGAACCGTTTCAACGAGGCGGTCAACGGCGATTTTCTGTGCGACCGAGGCCGCTACGGCTTCGGTTACGCCTCCATGCCCGACAGGCCCCGCACCGCGCTGGTGGACGGACGGCCCGTGTCTCCGGAGGAGGCGGCGACCGCCGCCATGGACCGGTTGAAAGCGGTCATCGCCTCCCACGGCCCCGAGTCCGTGGCCGTGCACGCGTCCTCCCGGTGCACCGTGGAGGACCTGCTCGCGGCCCGGCGGCTGGCGGATGGACTGGGCGTGCCCGCGCCGAGCTTTTTTTTGACCGAGGACGAGCGGCTCGCTTGCCTGAACGCGGCCGCAGGCCTGGATGTGGACCTGGCCTGGAACATGGAACAGGTCCGCAAGGCCGACATGGTCCTGGTACTGGGGGCCGACCCTCTGCGTGAAGCGCCCATGGCGGCCCTGGCTATCCGCCAGGCGGCGAGGGCAGGGGCCGTGGTGGGCGTGCTCGATCCCCGGCCCGTGGACCTGCCCTGCGAGGCGGTCAAACTGTCCGTGCCGAGGCGGCTGCTCCCCGTGGCCCTGGCGACGCTTCTCGGGCGCGCCTTCACCGAGGCGGATTTTCAGGGCGAGGCGCTCGCCTTCTGGCGGGAGCTGCAATCCGTGACGGAAGGGCGGGCCGGAGATTTCAGCGAATGGAACGGCGAACTGGACCCCGTGGCCCATGCCCTGGCCCGGGCCGAGCGCCCGGTGGTGGTCTGCTCGGCCGCGGCCATGCCCGCCCAGTGGCCGACCCTGGCCGCCGGAGTGGCCCGGCTGCTGCGCCGGACGGGCACGGAGGACCAAACTGAGGTCCGCTCCGGGCTGTTCTGCCTGCTGCCGCGCGCCGATTCCCTGGGCGCGGCCCTGCTCGCGGGCGGGGACGGGCCCAGCCTGGAAGGGCGGATGCTGCCCGCCGAGGAGGGCAAGGCCGCCAAGGCGCTCGTCTGCATCGGGGCCGATCCCCTCGGGGAGTATCCCGGCGGCCAGGCCATTGAGGCGGCGGTCGGCAAGCTCGATCTGCTGGTCTGCATGGACTGCGCGCCGTCGGCCACGTGGAGCCGGGCGCAGGTGGCCCTGCCCCTGAACACGATTTTCGAGACCGGCGGCTGCCTGGTCGACAACCACGGCCTGCTGCAGCGCGCCGAACCGGTCTTTGCCGGAGGGCTCCCGGTGATCCAGGACGGCCACGGCTCGCACCCGCCGCGCACGCTCGGCGCCGGTATCCCCGGCAACGACCCGCGCGGCGCGGCCGGGTGGGCGGATTTGCTCTTGTCCGATGCCGCCGAGCCCGAAACGGTGTCCCCGGCCGAAGGACGCCTGCGCACGGCCATGGCCGAGGCTTCGGCCGAACGCGGTGTCCCGATCCTGCCTTCCACGGCCCCGGTGCGCTTCGCCTCTCTGGATTGGCTGGCCCCGTTTGTCGCGGCCGGGCAGGAGGAAGGGCGGTGCGACGTGCTCGTCTCGGGCTCCACCTTCGGCGCGGACCGGCTGGCCAACCTGGGCGAGCCGGGCCACACGCTGCTGCCCGAACCTTGCGTCTTCATGCACCCCGAGGACGCGGCAGCCATGCATTTCGAGGAGGGCCAGACCATCCTGATCCCGCTGGCCCAGGGTGTGGCCCGGAACGTGCTGCGCTGCCGCCCGGACATGGCCCGGAACACGGTGGTCCTGCCCAAGGCGCCCGGCACCGGCTGGCAGTCCGCCGGGGGGATGGCCGTGACCATTTCCATGAACCGGCTGTGGCGGGAGCAGGGCGACGAGGACAGGGCGGCCATGGCGCGGGCCGATACGGACGATAGCTGCCCCGGAGGGAACCTGTGA
- a CDS encoding complex I 51 kDa subunit family protein — MSEQVLFKNRRADCRPASLADYRAGGGYDGLIQAVRTMTPDDVIKEVMDSGLRGRGGAGFPTGRKWSFVRKDAPHPRYIQCNTDEMEPGTFKDRILVNTDPHLVIEGIVLCGYAVQADHGVFFIRPSYDADARLLERELDVAREAGFLGRNILGSDFSFDIDVHRSAGRYICGESSAQANAIMGKRPNPDKNSHMTDSGLWGLPTVVNNVETLASVPAILRNGVEWFKSLAASPTGDGTKLYSVSGEVAEPGCFELPGGTRLGDIIFGAAGGMLPGAEFKTCLPGGTSTSFVAREHLETPMDFDSMKKAGLSLGTGSVIVFDRNTCLVQATINILTYFARESCGWCTPCREGIPYMKHILERIEAGEAGERDVALLQRVADGMQHAYCGFAPGAAMPVHGLLNHFRDEVREHLGGRGCPFKGAGVVKPGLWTTLDRDAAHPDAAHRDTDSGDADAEGRDG; from the coding sequence ATGAGCGAACAGGTGCTTTTCAAGAACCGGCGTGCGGACTGCCGCCCCGCCAGCCTCGCGGACTACCGCGCGGGCGGGGGCTACGACGGGCTCATCCAGGCGGTGCGGACCATGACCCCGGACGACGTCATCAAAGAGGTCATGGACTCCGGGCTGCGCGGCCGGGGCGGGGCCGGGTTCCCCACCGGGCGCAAGTGGAGCTTCGTGCGCAAGGACGCGCCCCATCCCCGGTACATCCAGTGCAACACCGACGAGATGGAGCCCGGCACCTTCAAGGACCGCATCCTGGTCAACACCGACCCCCACCTGGTCATCGAGGGCATCGTCCTGTGCGGCTACGCGGTCCAGGCGGACCACGGCGTGTTCTTCATCCGGCCGTCCTACGACGCGGATGCCCGGCTGCTGGAGCGGGAACTGGACGTGGCCCGCGAGGCCGGGTTCCTGGGCCGCAACATCCTGGGCAGCGATTTTTCCTTCGACATCGACGTGCACCGCAGCGCCGGGCGGTACATCTGCGGCGAGAGTTCGGCCCAGGCCAACGCCATCATGGGCAAGCGGCCCAACCCGGACAAGAACAGCCACATGACCGACTCGGGCCTGTGGGGGCTGCCCACGGTGGTCAACAACGTGGAGACCCTGGCCTCGGTCCCGGCCATTCTGCGCAACGGGGTGGAGTGGTTCAAGTCCCTGGCCGCGTCGCCCACCGGGGACGGCACCAAGCTCTACTCCGTCAGCGGCGAGGTGGCCGAGCCCGGCTGCTTCGAGCTGCCGGGCGGCACCCGGCTCGGGGACATCATCTTCGGGGCGGCTGGAGGCATGCTGCCGGGCGCGGAATTCAAGACCTGCCTGCCGGGCGGCACGTCCACCAGTTTCGTGGCCAGGGAACACTTGGAGACGCCCATGGACTTCGACTCCATGAAGAAGGCCGGGCTGTCCCTGGGCACCGGCTCGGTCATCGTCTTCGACAGGAACACCTGCCTGGTCCAGGCGACCATCAACATCCTGACCTATTTCGCCCGCGAGTCCTGCGGCTGGTGCACCCCGTGCCGCGAGGGCATCCCCTACATGAAGCACATCCTGGAGCGCATAGAGGCGGGCGAGGCCGGGGAGCGGGACGTCGCGCTCCTGCAACGGGTGGCCGACGGCATGCAGCACGCCTACTGCGGCTTCGCGCCGGGCGCGGCCATGCCGGTCCATGGGCTGCTCAACCATTTCCGTGACGAGGTGCGCGAGCACCTGGGCGGCCGGGGTTGCCCGTTCAAAGGCGCGGGCGTGGTCAAGCCCGGCCTGTGGACTACCCTGGACCGGGACGCGGCGCACCCGGACGCGGCGCACCGGGACACGGACTCCGGTGACGCGGACGCCGAAGGGAGGGACGGCTGA
- the nuoE gene encoding NADH-quinone oxidoreductase subunit NuoE → MLPRELEQEIAAMVRDTDHVEEKIIDVIYLLQRHFGYFSDEAMGHAARLTGKTEVELEELATFYDFIYREPLGRFVIHVCDGVACWMHHENGLFDYLCRKLGVAVGETTPDGLFTVLPTACLGNCHNAPAMLVNGEHYGRLTPEKVDRILEELRENADTIPLCLCR, encoded by the coding sequence ATGCTCCCCAGGGAATTGGAACAGGAAATAGCGGCCATGGTCCGGGACACGGACCACGTGGAGGAGAAGATCATCGATGTGATCTACCTCCTGCAACGGCATTTCGGCTATTTTTCGGACGAGGCCATGGGCCACGCGGCCCGGCTCACGGGCAAGACCGAGGTCGAGCTCGAGGAGCTGGCCACCTTCTACGACTTCATCTACCGCGAGCCGCTGGGCCGGTTCGTGATCCACGTCTGCGACGGCGTGGCCTGCTGGATGCACCACGAGAACGGGCTGTTCGACTACCTCTGCCGCAAGCTCGGGGTGGCGGTGGGCGAGACCACTCCGGACGGGCTGTTCACCGTCCTGCCCACGGCCTGCCTGGGCAATTGCCACAACGCCCCGGCCATGCTCGTCAACGGTGAGCACTACGGCAGGCTGACCCCGGAAAAGGTGGACCGGATTCTCGAAGAACTGCGCGAAAACGCCGACACCATCCCGCTGTGTCTGTGCAGGTGA